TCCTTGGTCTCCATGCTGTGGGTCGCCGCGCGCGTGCCTTCGGTGGCGGTGAGCCACCGATCGAGAGTCGAATTGAATTCATCGAGCCGTGAGGTCGTGAACTCGATGGTCTGAACGAATTTCGTCATCGTGGTCACCTTCGGAAATCTGAGTGGACCCCGGGGTCAACCCTACGCCGGGCGGACCCCGATGGAGCCGGCGAATCCGATCCGATCCAGCGGCTTTCGGCGGATGTGGGGGCGCGGCGGGAGGACCGATCCGCCGAGCGTATTTCTTCGCGAAAACCATTGATGCACAACGGATGTGGTGCAAACGCGATGTCGGGCCACTCGACGGCTCACCCATCGGAGCCCGATACTGCCTTGCACCACGGGGCACGGGGCACGGGGCACGGGCACGGCGACTCGGCGCTGGATTCGGTCGCCTTCGTGCCCGCCGAAGAACGCGGATACGTGCGCGAAGGTGAGTCGAACGGGCCGTCAGGCCGCCGGGCCGGGGCCCGCCGGTCCTCGACGCCGACCGGTTGGGCTGACCGGTTCGCCGCGTTTCCCGCTTCCTACACTCCATCCATGACCGTGCACTTCATCGGAGCGGGTCCCGGCGCTGCGGATCTGCTGACCCTGCGGGCGGTGCGACTGCTGCGGGAGTCGCCGGTGTGCCTCTACGCGGGGACCTATCTGGATCCGGGGGTACTGGGCAATTGCGCGCCGGACGCCGAGCTGATCGACACCCAGGGCCTGGATCTGGACGAGATCGTCGAGCACTGCGCGCGGGCGGATGCCGAGGGCAAGGATGTGGCCCGGTTGTGTTCGGGTGATCCCTCCCTCTATTCGGCGTTGACCGAGCAGACACGGCGGCTGGATGCCCGGGGCATCGCCTGGGATGTGACTCCGGGGGTACCGGCCTACGCGGCGGCGGCCGCGGTGCTGGGCAGTGAACTGACGGTGCCCGAAGTGGTCCAGTCGGTGGTGCTCACGCGCACGCGGGTCCGGTCCACCGCGATGCCCGAGTCGGAGGCGCTGGCGAACTTCGCGCGGACGGGAGCCAGCCTGGTGTTGCATCTGGCGATCACCCGGATCCGGGAGCTCGCCGCGGAACTGTCGGGGGAATACGGGCCCGACTGCCCGGTGGTGGTGGTCTACCGCGCGAGCCAGCCGCGGCAGCTGGTGCTGCGCGGGACCCTGTCCGATATCGCCGACCAGGTCGAGGCGGCGGGATTGCGGCAGGCCGCGGTGGTGCTGGTGGGTCGCGCGCTGGCCCCGGCGATCGACTGCGCGCAATCCCATCTGTACGACCCGAGCCGGGAACGCCGTCACTTCCCAGGGGCGGGAATGTGAAACACGTTCGGCCATGTAGACAGGCGCCGGGTCAGGCCGCTGATCCGCGCCGATGTGGCCGGTGCAACTTCGTGCTGCGCTGATGTCGGAGCGCTATCGGGCTTCTTGGGTCATTGTCGGTAGTGGGCGGTAGATTGGTTCGGTGTTCATCAGCGAATCGCGAAATGAGGCCGATCCGTGGTCGGCGGGTGTGGTCGGGCCCATGTAACAAGATCGGCCCGACGGACGGATAGGTCCTATGAACATTTTTGTTGTCTGATTGCAATCGAAGTGAGCCCCGAACACCGGCGCCACGCTCGGATGAGGTGAGCGTCGGTATCGGTGTGCCATCGGGGAGCGCTGCGTGGCGTTCCGGAAGTGAGGTTACGGGTTGGACCGGCTGGATTTCGGCGGCAACGGCGAAGCTGGCGGCGAGGTAACGCCCGCGGCAAAGTCCGGGAATGAACTGTTCCCGCTGTCGCCGGCGCAACTCGGAATCTGGTATGCCCAGCACCTGGACCCCCAGGTGCCGATCACGATCGCCCAGTACGTCGACCTCCCGGGGGAGATCGACGTCGCGCTGCTGACGCGGGCGAGCCAGGACGCGTCCCACGAACTGGGTTCGGGCTTCGTGCGCATCGTCGAACGCGACGGTGAGCCGATGCAGTTCGTCGACCACGACCTCGGAACCGATCAGGTCGAACTGATCGACCTGCGTTCGGAGTCCGATCCGGAGGCCGCCGCCCACGCGTGGATGCGTGCCGACTACGGCCGGCCGCTCGATATCGTCGCCGATCGCCTCGTCCGCTCGGCCGCGTTGCAGCTGACCGACGAGCGCTGGTTCTGGTACTCGCGCGCCCATCACATCGTGCTCGACGGCTTCGGCGCGATGAACAACATGAACCGGATCGCGGAGCTCTACACCGCCTATCGGTCCGGCACCGAACCCAAGCCGAACAAGGCATCGGGTCTGGTGGAACTGGTCGAGTCCGAATTCGCCTATCGCGACAGCACTCGCTTCGAGAACGACAAGCAGTACTGGGCACAGCGAGTGGCCGGTCTGGAGGAGGGCTCGAGCCTCACCGGCCGCAATGCCGCCCCGGCGCCCCTGAACACCGTGGTGGGCGCGGCACTGTCCGATAGCCGCAACGACCTGCTCGCCGAGGCCGTCCGCCGGCACGACTCGTCGCCGGCGGCACTGCTCATCGCCGGCTTCGCCGCCTATCTGGCGCAGTGGACCGGCGTCGAGGACGTGATCCTGAGCCTGCCGGTCACCGCGCGCACCACCGCGGTGATGCGCCGTTCCGGCGGCGCCACCTCGAATATCGTGCCGCTGCGACTGCATGTCGGCCACGACTCCACCGTGACCGACCTGTTGAAGTCGGTGCAGGTCGAGGTGTCCGGCGCACTGCGTCACCAGCGCTATCGCCACGAGGACATCCGTCGCGACAGCGCCGCGTCGAGTCTGGCGGCCGGAACCGGTGACGGCGTCGTCACCAAGGAGTTCTTCGGTCCGTGGGTCAACATCATGTTGTTCCAGGACGAGCTGGTACTGGACCGGATTCCGGGCCGGGTGCACGTGCTGTCCACTGGTTCGATCGAAGATCTGGGCGTCAACTTCTATCAGAGCGAGGGCGGTGCGCGCAGCCGCATCGACTTCGAGACCAACCCCAACCTCTACAGCGAAGACGAAGCGCGACAGCATCATTCGCGCTTCCTGGAATTCTTCGATCGGCTGCTGCGCGCGGATGCCGAGGACCGGCCGTGGGCCCTGCCGATCACCACCGCCGCGGAACTGAGCAGGACCGTCGAGGACTGGAGTTCGAATCCGCACGAGGTCCCCTCGACCACGCTGCCGGCGCTGCTGGACGCCGCCATCGCGCGCACCCCGGATCGCATCGCGGTCGAATTCGACGGCGAGGCACTGACCTACGCGGAATTCGGTGCCCGGGTCAACCGGCTGGCGCGGATTCTGATCGCCGACGGTGTGGGTCCGGAATCGCTGGTCGCACTGGGTATGCGGCGGTCGCTGGACCTCGTGGTGGGTATGCACGCGGTGCTGCGGGCCGGTGGCGCGTACGTGCCGATCGATCCCGACCATCCGGCCGAACGCACCGCCTATATCCTCGACAGCGCGGCTCCGGTCTGCGTCCTGACCTCCGGTGATCGGGTGGAACTGCCGGATTCGGTGCGGCAGCTGCGGATCGACACGCTCGACACCGCCGATGTCGCCGAGACCCCGGTGACCGACGCCGACCGGCGCGCACCCCTGCTCCCGGCGCATACCGCCTACGTCATCTACACCTCGGGATCCACCGGACGCCCCAAGGGCGTGGCGGTCACCCACGACGCCATCGTCAACCAGCAGCTGTGGATGCTGCAGGAATACGGCCTGACCGCCGACGACGTC
The genomic region above belongs to Nocardia spumae and contains:
- the cobM gene encoding precorrin-4 C(11)-methyltransferase, producing the protein MTVHFIGAGPGAADLLTLRAVRLLRESPVCLYAGTYLDPGVLGNCAPDAELIDTQGLDLDEIVEHCARADAEGKDVARLCSGDPSLYSALTEQTRRLDARGIAWDVTPGVPAYAAAAAVLGSELTVPEVVQSVVLTRTRVRSTAMPESEALANFARTGASLVLHLAITRIRELAAELSGEYGPDCPVVVVYRASQPRQLVLRGTLSDIADQVEAAGLRQAAVVLVGRALAPAIDCAQSHLYDPSRERRHFPGAGM